From Sulfurovum zhangzhouensis, the proteins below share one genomic window:
- a CDS encoding ArnT family glycosyltransferase → MNNYQSVRQNALIAFVVILLVTLIGIYFRPIMIIDETRYVSVAWEMWDKGSFLVPLLNGEPYHHKPPLIFWLFNLDWLIFGVNDISIRLIPMLFGLGTLAIVYKIYLALWNDDQEGAAQSIVVTAGTVVFAFYNSLIMFDVILTFFVLLGIYHIIKATQNPSRYHFIMIAVAFGLGVLTKGPVILVHLLTFMVFSFYFMKNRLSKDFYIKLVLSFFGGVLIALAWAIPAGIAGGEEYRYAIFFGQTANRMVNSFAHQRPLWWYLVLVPLLTFPWSLYKPFYTSIKKTVFDQQLKVLVGWLLATIVIFSLISGKQVHYLMPEIAAFSLVFTRLLTSSASSQQISSKMVGYSYILYGVVLVALPFILPKTKADMTFEPDIVAFLIAAALICMAGIYLIRKKFSSQQKMITLVSLSTVLVVFVTHLPIHNFLSQLDMSRFSKSIAILQEKGIPVLHYKKYHDQYQFAGRLHQPLIVVYDNKEIDNYIQKNPNAMFITYEKQKNMQKVNQDLIIEKTDFKGKYALLIKAKDYKNLYKVSSTK, encoded by the coding sequence ATGAATAACTATCAATCCGTAAGACAAAATGCCCTGATTGCTTTTGTGGTTATTCTGCTAGTAACTTTGATCGGTATATATTTTAGACCGATCATGATCATTGATGAGACGCGTTATGTGAGCGTTGCTTGGGAAATGTGGGATAAAGGCTCATTTTTAGTTCCTTTACTCAATGGTGAGCCTTATCATCATAAACCTCCTTTAATCTTTTGGCTCTTTAATTTAGACTGGTTGATATTTGGGGTCAATGACATTAGTATTCGTTTGATCCCTATGCTTTTTGGTCTTGGAACATTGGCGATCGTCTATAAAATCTATTTGGCTTTATGGAATGATGATCAAGAGGGTGCAGCACAATCTATTGTAGTTACAGCAGGTACTGTAGTCTTCGCATTTTATAATTCACTGATCATGTTTGATGTGATATTGACATTTTTTGTGTTGTTGGGTATTTATCATATCATCAAGGCAACACAGAACCCATCACGTTATCACTTTATAATGATCGCAGTGGCATTTGGACTTGGTGTACTCACAAAAGGGCCTGTGATTCTAGTACACCTTCTGACATTTATGGTTTTTAGTTTTTATTTTATGAAAAATAGACTATCTAAAGACTTTTATATCAAACTAGTATTGTCTTTTTTCGGCGGTGTTTTGATCGCATTGGCTTGGGCTATACCGGCAGGGATTGCTGGAGGGGAAGAGTACCGTTATGCTATCTTCTTTGGACAGACTGCTAATAGAATGGTAAACTCCTTTGCCCATCAACGCCCATTATGGTGGTACCTAGTGCTTGTACCTCTCTTAACCTTTCCCTGGTCACTGTATAAACCATTCTATACTTCGATCAAAAAAACCGTTTTTGATCAGCAGCTAAAGGTATTAGTTGGGTGGTTACTTGCTACTATTGTAATATTTTCTTTGATAAGCGGTAAACAAGTCCATTATCTTATGCCTGAGATTGCTGCATTCTCACTTGTATTTACGAGGTTACTGACAAGTTCAGCCTCTTCACAACAAATCTCCTCAAAGATGGTAGGTTATAGTTATATCCTTTATGGTGTTGTTCTTGTTGCTTTGCCTTTTATTTTACCTAAGACAAAAGCAGATATGACATTTGAACCGGATATCGTTGCATTTCTTATTGCTGCAGCACTTATTTGTATGGCCGGTATCTATTTGATACGAAAAAAATTCAGTTCACAACAAAAAATGATAACATTGGTTTCTCTAAGTACGGTACTTGTAGTGTTTGTAACACATTTACCGATACATAATTTCTTATCACAACTTGATATGTCCCGTTTCTCCAAATCCATTGCAATACTGCAAGAAAAGGGTATACCTGTTTTACATTACAAAAAGTATCATGACCAATACCAATTTGCAGGCAGGTTGCATCAACCTCTTATCGTTGTGTATGATAACAAAGAGATCGACAACTATATACAAAAAAATCCTAATGCAATGTTCATTACGTATGAAAAGCAAAAAAATATGCAAAAGGTCAATCAAGACCTCATTATTGAAAAGACAGACTTTAAAGGAAAGTATGCACTCTTGATTAAAGCAAAAGACTATAAAAACCTGTATAAGGTTTCTTCAACAAAGTAG